A genomic region of Papaver somniferum cultivar HN1 chromosome 7, ASM357369v1, whole genome shotgun sequence contains the following coding sequences:
- the LOC113293748 gene encoding uncharacterized protein LOC113293748, whose protein sequence is MSPMFKFTFTSSQFSQPELQIYFRANFSRISIFRFICSNRTFAGRWSCEQVPCTFGICLQNPYGVPQGAFGEKQDLKNQGHELKVWAVTGFFAFDVSITSGLYLEIGLLCSFYFLGSVLICLCPAAKTNSLADIGVDFYQLQGEEKAVPQTAVTSTINTGIGMGDEGGMQGMGMRGYGGMTQQPGGEQQVCGWERTIWVACRWRTNATDSARSPPMVCYNPRCDQVVILLKTRTVVMKEWETKTALGDPRPRRGFGNSFQPAIDAPRLLRAKMSTKGCINSNL, encoded by the exons ATGTCTCCAATGTTCAAATTTACTTTTACAAGCTCTCAATTCTCGCAACCAGAGCTGCAAATTTACTTTAGGGCCAACTTCTCAAGGATCTCCATATTTAGATTTATCTGCTCCAACAGGACCTTCGCAGGCAGGTGGTCCTGTGAACAAGTTCCCTGCACATTCGGGATATGTCTTCAAAACCCATATGGAGTGCCACAGGGAGCTTTTGGTGAAAAACAAGATTTGAAAAACCAAGGACATGAACTGAAAGTCTGGGCTGTCACTGGCTTCTTTGCTTTTGATGTTTCAATTACTTCAGGATTATATCTGGAAATAGGTTTACtttgttctttttattttttgggttcTGTGCTTATTTGTTTGTGCCCTGCAGCTAAAACCAATTCTTTGGCCGATATTGGAGTTGATTTCTATCAATTACAGGGAGAAGAGAAAGCTGTTCCGCAAACGGCTGTAACGTCTACGATCAACACGG GTATAGGTATGGGTGATGAGGGAGGAATGCAAGGCATGGGTATGAGAGGTTATGGTGGCATGACCCAGCAGCCTGGGGGTGAACAACAGGTATGCGGATGGGAACGAACAATATGGGTGGCATGCAGATGGAGGACAAATGCGACCGACTCAGCAAGGTCCCCTCCCATGGTATGCTATAATCCGCGATGCGATCAGGTGGTTATCCTCCTCAAAACCCGCACGGTGGTTATGAAAGAGTGGGAAACCAAGACGGCCCTTGGAGACCCAAGGCCGAGGAGGGGGTTTGGAAATAGTTTTCAACCAGCAATTGACGCGCCTCGGTTATTACGCGCAAAGATGAGTACCAAGGGATGCATTAACTCCAATTTATAA